One genomic window of Bactrocera dorsalis isolate Fly_Bdor chromosome 4, ASM2337382v1, whole genome shotgun sequence includes the following:
- the LOC105226569 gene encoding A-kinase anchor protein 1, mitochondrial isoform X3 produces MVSGRPLLYLSLPGVVFILGVYWYRRRNKNRSNGDTTEKEQENLNTHNSKESKHQINGSFMQKKSHPLPSDSVNINNKNEGEESPTVRLFGKSAPIKIVQNCRGSPVKQQQVVDSEVLKNKIQSAENKVLRSIDEDFENLSSPVDLPDSVDNRIAFYSRNVNCKSDAPVVIRATRTPKISPENSFLENKYTKECEENNNLNLIENVKNNSNARNQQGHPIQSSTNITLKTTEQSPILEDNFNKENAMNISCQDVDITENGKRNVDAASPSLSLCSVQSGDSGKGSSLPRSEANRVKSTYEFFLPNSFIGHLYGKKHFFINQIKVKTSANVLIRKTNYAGKLVCICIIEGSESEIEAALTMIRQRLPTKRFPNFTMNKIQSASPQTVVPLSADSLLNLQLKLIENINNDVIVTAVVNGAHMFVQHPLHPSHPSLTVLQKCLYDSYTLSEAPLLPGIEINAVCVLPVKGIWYRVQIVEQDAEDKQRCVVKFLDFGGYMNVHFNELRQIRSDFMSVPFQATECVLSNVEPIDSMWSSEAVDVLCQLTRGIVLQAQVAGYNSHNIPEIYLYAYLGPGNIIFINRELEARNLAKWVELRD; encoded by the exons ATGGTATCTGGTCGTCCCCTATTATATTTGTCATTGCCGGGAGTAGTATTCATTCTCGGTGTTTATTGGTATCGACGTCGCAATAAAAATCGTTCAAATGGAGACACAACtgaaaaagaacaagaaaactTAAATACACATAACTCAAAAGAATCAAAACACCAAATAAATGGaagttttatgcaaaaaaagtcACATCCATTACCAAGTGATtcagtaaatataaataataaaaatgaaggtGAAGAGAGTCCAACCGTCAGACTTTTTGGTAAATCAGCTCCAatcaaaattgttcagaattgCAGAGGTTCGCCTGTTAAACAACAACAGGTAGTCGATTCAGAGgttcttaaaaacaaaatacaaagcGCTGAAAATAAGGTACTTCGCTCCATCGATGAagactttgaaaatttatcgtCACCAGTTGATTTGCCAGATTCGGTGGATAATCGTATTGCCTTTTATTCCCGTAATGTGAATTGTAAAAGCGATGCACCTGTTGTAATAAGAGCTACCCGTACACCAAAAATCTCACCTGAAAATTCTTTCCTTGAAAATAAGTATACCAAAGAatgtgaagaaaataataatttaaatcttatagaaaatgtaaaaaataatagtaatgcAAGAAATCAGCAAGGACATCCAATTCAATCGTCCACCAATATCACACTCAAAACTACTGAACAAAGTCCAATACTGGAAGACAATTTTAACAAAGAGAACGCAATGAACATCTCTTGTCAAGATGTTGATATTACAGAAAATGGGAAACGTAACGTAGATGCTGCCAGTCCATCATTGAGTTTATGCAGCGTTCAATCTGGCGATTCAGGAAAAGGTTCCAGTTTACCCCGATCCGAAGCAAATCGTGTTAAATCTACATACGAATTCTTTCTGCCAAATAGTTTTATAGGACACTTATAtggcaaaaaacatttttttataaatcagaTTAAAGTCAAAACTTCGGCGAATGTACTAATACGCAAAACAAATTATGCTGGAAAATTGGTTTGCATTTGCATTATCGAGGGTTCTGAGAGTGAAATAGAAGCTGCTTTGACAATGATAAGACAACGCCTCCCTACAAAACGTTTTCCTAATTTTACTATGAATAAAATACAATCTGCATCTCCTCAAACTGTAGTTCCTTTATCTGCAGACAGTTTACTTAATTTACAG CTTaaactcatcgaaaacattAATAACGATGTAATTGTCACTGCTGTAGTGAATGGCGCACACATGTTCGTGCAACATCCCTTACATCCCTCACATCCTTCTCTGACTgttcttcaaaagtgtttgtatgacagctacactTTGAGTGAAGCACCGTTGTTGCCTGGTATCGAAATCAATGCAGTTTGTGTACTCCCAGTAAAAGGAATTTGGTATAGAGTGCAAATAGTCGAACAAGACGCTGAGGATAAGCAGCGTTGTGTAGTTAAATTTTTAGACTTTGGAGGCTACATGAATGTACATTTCAATGAATTAAGGCAAATTAGATCAGACTTTATGTCTGTACCATTCCAAGCCACAGAATGTGTTTTGTCTAACGTGGAACCGatag ACTCCATGTGGTCATCGGAAGCTGTAGATGTATTGTGTCAGCTAACTAGAGGAATTGTTTTACAAGCACAGGTAGCGGGATACAATAGCCATAATATACCGGAAATTTACTTATATGCTTACTTGGGTCCTGGT aatattattttcataaacagGGAACTTGAAGCAAGAAATCTAGCTAAATGGGTTGAGTTGCGAGACTGA
- the LOC105226569 gene encoding A-kinase anchor protein 1, mitochondrial isoform X2, whose product MLLHAQTEIRILCFTAPYIFQYSTKMVSGRPLLYLSLPGVVFILGVYWYRRRNKNRSNGDTTEKEQENLNTHNSKESKHQINGSFMQKKSHPLPSDSVNINNKNEGEESPTVRLFGKSAPIKIVQNCRGSPVKQQQVVDSEVLKNKIQSAENKVLRSIDEDFENLSSPVDLPDSVDNRIAFYSRNVNCKSDAPVVIRATRTPKISPENSFLENKYTKECEENNNLNLIENVKNNSNARNQQGHPIQSSTNITLKTTEQSPILEDNFNKENAMNISCQDVDITENGKRNVDAASPSLSLCSVQSGDSGKGSSLPRSEANRVKSTYEFFLPNSFIGHLYGKKHFFINQIKVKTSANVLIRKTNYAGKLVCICIIEGSESEIEAALTMIRQRLPTKRFPNFTMNKIQSASPQTVVPLSADSLLNLQLKLIENINNDVIVTAVVNGAHMFVQHPLHPSHPSLTVLQKCLYDSYTLSEAPLLPGIEINAVCVLPVKGIWYRVQIVEQDAEDKQRCVVKFLDFGGYMNVHFNELRQIRSDFMSVPFQATECVLSNVEPIDSMWSSEAVDVLCQLTRGIVLQAQVAGYNSHNIPEIYLYAYLGPGNIIFINRELEARNLAKWVELRD is encoded by the exons ATGTTGTTACATGCACAAACCGAAATAAGGATTTTATGCTTTACGGCGCCGTATAT ttttcaATATTCAACGAAAATGGTATCTGGTCGTCCCCTATTATATTTGTCATTGCCGGGAGTAGTATTCATTCTCGGTGTTTATTGGTATCGACGTCGCAATAAAAATCGTTCAAATGGAGACACAACtgaaaaagaacaagaaaactTAAATACACATAACTCAAAAGAATCAAAACACCAAATAAATGGaagttttatgcaaaaaaagtcACATCCATTACCAAGTGATtcagtaaatataaataataaaaatgaaggtGAAGAGAGTCCAACCGTCAGACTTTTTGGTAAATCAGCTCCAatcaaaattgttcagaattgCAGAGGTTCGCCTGTTAAACAACAACAGGTAGTCGATTCAGAGgttcttaaaaacaaaatacaaagcGCTGAAAATAAGGTACTTCGCTCCATCGATGAagactttgaaaatttatcgtCACCAGTTGATTTGCCAGATTCGGTGGATAATCGTATTGCCTTTTATTCCCGTAATGTGAATTGTAAAAGCGATGCACCTGTTGTAATAAGAGCTACCCGTACACCAAAAATCTCACCTGAAAATTCTTTCCTTGAAAATAAGTATACCAAAGAatgtgaagaaaataataatttaaatcttatagaaaatgtaaaaaataatagtaatgcAAGAAATCAGCAAGGACATCCAATTCAATCGTCCACCAATATCACACTCAAAACTACTGAACAAAGTCCAATACTGGAAGACAATTTTAACAAAGAGAACGCAATGAACATCTCTTGTCAAGATGTTGATATTACAGAAAATGGGAAACGTAACGTAGATGCTGCCAGTCCATCATTGAGTTTATGCAGCGTTCAATCTGGCGATTCAGGAAAAGGTTCCAGTTTACCCCGATCCGAAGCAAATCGTGTTAAATCTACATACGAATTCTTTCTGCCAAATAGTTTTATAGGACACTTATAtggcaaaaaacatttttttataaatcagaTTAAAGTCAAAACTTCGGCGAATGTACTAATACGCAAAACAAATTATGCTGGAAAATTGGTTTGCATTTGCATTATCGAGGGTTCTGAGAGTGAAATAGAAGCTGCTTTGACAATGATAAGACAACGCCTCCCTACAAAACGTTTTCCTAATTTTACTATGAATAAAATACAATCTGCATCTCCTCAAACTGTAGTTCCTTTATCTGCAGACAGTTTACTTAATTTACAG CTTaaactcatcgaaaacattAATAACGATGTAATTGTCACTGCTGTAGTGAATGGCGCACACATGTTCGTGCAACATCCCTTACATCCCTCACATCCTTCTCTGACTgttcttcaaaagtgtttgtatgacagctacactTTGAGTGAAGCACCGTTGTTGCCTGGTATCGAAATCAATGCAGTTTGTGTACTCCCAGTAAAAGGAATTTGGTATAGAGTGCAAATAGTCGAACAAGACGCTGAGGATAAGCAGCGTTGTGTAGTTAAATTTTTAGACTTTGGAGGCTACATGAATGTACATTTCAATGAATTAAGGCAAATTAGATCAGACTTTATGTCTGTACCATTCCAAGCCACAGAATGTGTTTTGTCTAACGTGGAACCGatag ACTCCATGTGGTCATCGGAAGCTGTAGATGTATTGTGTCAGCTAACTAGAGGAATTGTTTTACAAGCACAGGTAGCGGGATACAATAGCCATAATATACCGGAAATTTACTTATATGCTTACTTGGGTCCTGGT aatattattttcataaacagGGAACTTGAAGCAAGAAATCTAGCTAAATGGGTTGAGTTGCGAGACTGA